TGGTTGTAAAGAACTACTCTTATGATTTCTTAAAGTAAGCTCTGATGTCGAGATCTTTGAACTCACTATTTTATACACGTGAAATCCATCAGGACTCATGTAGTGAATTTTCTCATTCCTTCAGGTATGGGCTCAAAAACCTGGAGTTGGAACCAGCCAAGTTCTGTTTCTTGGTACATCATCTCACCAAGAGGCAAAAGGAGCATAAAACTCTTAAATCGAGAGGCATGTGTAGCATTTTATTCAGCAACTTCTTGGAGACAGTTCGCGTGAAGGGCCAACTGCATTCACTAACTGCAGATTTCAAATTGACAAATGTCCTCTGCCTTTGTATTGTAAATGTAGGGAGAGAAAATTTTCCTTCATCTTTCTTCCCCGGGGATTTTATAGGTGTAAATACTAGGTCTTGGTGGTTGTGCaggcatttcttttttttgcatttgaaTGTGTTTTTTTGCGCAGTGTGTCGAAAGCTGTAAATCACACATTCAAAGCTGAAGCCTTTCATTTTCTTGATCTCCCAGCTGTGATATTTGCTGTCCTTGTCAGGTTCTCAACCTGAAGTTTCTGCAGCTGTTGGGTTCTCTTATCAGCTAGCGCATCCTACTAAATGCTACCTGTTGGTATGGCTTTTGTGATGTCTCTGTCTGATGAAAATGGCTTTGCCTGATGTCATGGCTAAACCTTGTTTAATATGTGGTCCGGAGCAGTGTGATGGTACCTAACTGCTGCATTATGTTTATCGTGCTCTCCAAGGTCCAAAAGTGACGCACTTGCTTGGAGCTAGACTAATCATAGTGGTTACAATGGTCTAATCTTGTGCTGCTTGCTCCAGCGTTGCACTATAGTGGCCTTGTGCTTGTCTAGTGCTTACTGGTAATACCAATCCACATCTGCCTGTTTATCTATGATTGCGGAGACACCTAGGATATACATGGAACATGAATCAGTTCATCCTACGCACTTTTGAGTTTGTATTTGAAACTAGGCCTTCTGATACCTGATCTTATTGCTATCGgttgaatttttttggcaTTTCGAGGGACCATATGGTATCTGTTATTGAAAGCTGGagacaggaaaaaaaaaggaccaaAGGACTGCTGGAGGAAAAAGGAACCAAAGGACTGCGGGAGTATTGCTGCCTGGCAGGCGTGCATCAGGATCATGTTATCTTTGGGTTTTGATTGATCTTATATATGCAGAATCATGGCACATTAAGTACATTTGATCCATGACCATTTATCATTCCATGTGCACACGAAAGGAGTACTTCTCAATTGCAACTGACTTGCGTTTATGGATTTATCATACATTTATTGTCATGTACAGACCTAGCAAATGTGAAAGCTAGTACATACAACATCACGCAAAGCAGCTGGTATTTAAGCTTCTGAAGCTTCATCATATACAGAGACCTTACACCTTTCTAAACTTTACCCAAAAAGTCAGCTTATGCACATGGGGGTTTTATGTACAGTGAAGCAACATTTTCAGCGAGTGGTGATGGTACTGGATTTCATGATAAATTTGTCTGCCTTGACAGGATCCACTGCCCAATTGATCACCCAGGCTTTACTGTTCTTCAGGCAGCCAACTGCTTTCCAGATCATTTAACAAGGGGGAGGACATATGATAGTGGCTGGCCAGTGCTTTTTCTTTGACATGGTGGCTAACACGTGCTGACTGGAGACTGTCATCAACATCAGCTAACAGACTTTTCATGGGCATGCTGTAATGGGAAAACTATTTCAATTAGTGCAAGTGGATAATAATAATAAGGTGCAATTCATGCACAAAGTGCTTGACATATGGAGTGAATTTTTAGGAGATGCTCTTGCTTATGCTATGCAAGTTCTTTTCATAACTTCAACAGATTCCACAGTTCATGGTCTCACCTTTGCCTGTTGGTGTATTTCGAGCATCCTGCGATACTGGAGCCTAGCAAGAGGACTACCAACGATTGCTGAAACCCTCAGAACAGCCTCATTGACAGCTGTTTCCACTCTTTCCTTCCGGAAAACCCTGGCAATGTCTTCTCCCTCGTCTTCATCAATTGGCATCGCCGTGGTATTGAATCCTCGCAGACCAACACCCTTTCGGAACCACCTTAGCATGACCTTCTCAAGGATGCCAACACTTTGAAGTAATTCCTTGTACTTCTTTCGTTCCTGGTGAGCTCTGACCCGTGCCTAtcagaacaaacaaaaggaCTAGCTTATCAGATGAAATGCATTACTCTGCACACAAGGTGTGTTCATGAATGCATCAGTACACATTGTAATTACTTTGCCCATGATATGTGAAAACTTACTTGTATCTTGATAACATATTTTCGAACTTTCCGAAATTCTTTACGTTTTTTCCAGCACCTGAAGTTCTTTTGGATAGACATTGCAGCTTTGTCAAGCATAGCACGTGAAGCAGCACCTGCCTCACGAAGTGCCATTTTATGCTTCTTTTTTAAGGAAAACACACGGAAGGTAGCTTGTATGCGCCCAGCAGCTTGAACAGCATTCCGGATAGCCCCTAGAGAATCCTGAAGTGCAAGCTGATCGTCAGTTCCGCCATCCACATGGGCACATTTATCTGATATTCTAACCACAGCATTAGATATACCCTCTCCAAGAGTATGATCTATGGGATTCCCATTTTCTTTTGATTCCAGAGAATGAAGATGAGTGGTTAGCTGTGCTTCTGAAAGGAATGCAGAAAGGCCATCGAAACCATATGCAGTCGCTATAGAAGCAGGTGTCTTGGCAACAGGATCTTCCGATGTTGGATCTGAAAgtgcaccagcagcagcccctgCAGCAAGAAGAACCCCGACCATTTGTTCCCTGTTTTTTTGTGAGGTGGAATAGCGAGGAAATCCGTATCAGATTAAGCTTGGACAGAGGAGATAAACTGCCTAAAGTATGCAttacaaatttgaatttgggtGCAAAAATATGAAGCATGAAAAGAATATGCATATATTTTTGCATGCAATGAATACATTGTCAGTACCTGCCAAAACGTGCAGCCCAATGCAGAGCAGTCCATCCATTTGCATCACGGTAGTTTATAGGTACACCAGAACTAAGCAGTGGTTTCAAAGCCCAATCGTATCCCAATGCAGCAATTGTATGTATAACACCATGGTATTTCTTAGGAAGCAAATAATTTCCTTCACTATTCTGTTCAGATTTGGATGATAACCAATCTTCGAACTTGTTGTTAAGCATTACTTCCATGACACAAGTTACTGTGGTCTCATGGTCCAGTTTCTCACATGTTCTATTTATAATATCTGAGGGGTCAACTTGGAACCCACACTGAACATCTGGGAGTGGTAACCTGAACTTTGAGAAGAGTCCACAACCATGACCATCAAAAAGCATCTGCACGTAGTTGAGAAGCAACGACAACCCATCACCACTTATGCCAGGCTTCTGTTGGAATTCAAATTCTCGTGCTTCACTGCAGGATTTGCCATTCCCATCAATCGTACTTTTGATGGGCTTTTCAACGAATTCAAATTCTCGAGCTTCACTGCAGGGTTTCTCATTCTCATCAACCATGCACATTCTCACCTTTCCAGCACCAAGATCTGGTGGAGTATGACAACGGATGACACCTTCCTGGACATTTTCCACAGGTACCTTAACATCACCGAATAATATTGCCCATGAACTATTGGAGGGGTTGCAAAGGAAGTCTCCTGCAATGACAACCTGCATTACATTTATATAGTCCTCAATCAATTGCCATAAGACCATCAGAAATTGACTTAAACACAGAATTAACCTCCTGGACAAGATTTTGACAATGCAGCAACAGATGAGCTCAGGGATCATGCACATTTCCATCATACAATGCATATGTCAATGCAAATTCATGTGACAATAACCCCACGTGGGTCATTACTCATCAatagaaaagaagaacaaagatgCAGCTATTTACTTGAGAAGACCAACTTGAAGCTCCATGTGTTACCTTTGTACTATCAGAACAAAATGCCCATTCTGGACAAACCTCATGAATATGGAACCATTGGCTTTCATTAACTATCACAGGAGCTGACTGCAGAATAGATTCAAGTTGGTCCTCGTCCAACCATGTATCTGAACAAAACAAGACACATGTAAAATTTGAAAAAGTTTAGAAAGATTTCCATGGTATTTCAGACAGTAACCGGCAACTAAGGATTATAATGCATGTTGTTTGCAGGCACAAGATTAGTTTACCGGAATTTTTCAGTACATCAATAGCATTGGGATAAAGATGGCTTCCTTCGGCATGATTGTCTTCAATAGGCTCCAGTCTATTAAAGATATCTACATTGTTTGTACAAGTGTCTAGTTCTTCATTACGAATCTCATGCACAGGAATAGGGTCATTTGGCAGAACCTCATCAGTATTAACATCATGACGCTCCTTGTTTTCCAGACTAAGCTGCATTTCAAGCATCCGTAACCAATCAAATTGACTTGTATTAGTTGTTTCATTGTTTATGGTCGCAATCTGGGAACTAACTTCTTCCCCGGATCCAGGGCTGCAAGAATTGAGACGCTGTCCAATTAACTCGCTAGTCAACCCTGGTGAACCGTATGCATCAGCTCTGCTAGCACTGCCATTCTGATTGGATGTCGACGAGTCATTTAGCACTGATACAGAAATGCTACCCTGATAATCAACGTACAAAGGTGAAAGACAGGACAGACAAAAAAATGTCATGGTGGCTTCAATACTATAACAATGTGCACTAGCTTAACAGGTGGTGGATTCACTAATGGAGAATCTACAGAGTTCCAGTTCAATTTCACAGGTGTTTTGTGCCAGTGATCAATTAACCTGACATGTTCAATGATTGCTGGCTGTTTAAGTGGATAGAATGATAGATATCTGTTGCTAGTAAAATCAATGTTTATTATATACTCATCCTAGAGCATCAGAAGTGCAGATGTGTTGtgacaaaaggaaaataaaacaagaaacaaaccTCTAAAATATCTCTATAGTGGACAAGGACAATGTGCTCATAAGCCCTGCAAAAATGAATTGGTCTCATTATGATCCAAATTGAATTTTACATTTTGGCAAATttcacatgaaaaaaaatcagcagaTCATACCAAGCAACAAACAGCAGAAGAAGTCATGATAGTGACATGGTATGATACCAGAGCCTGGAACATACTAGTTCACGAAAAGCTTTGCCTATTTGGGAATTCCTAACGAAGCATAGGATTTatattgaaataaaatctctTATGCCGTTATGCATCATCATAAGAAGTTGAAGAACGTTGTAACATTACAAATTATAACATCTTTGCAAGGAGTTGGTGATGGTTTCTAGTTCTTGGGAGCATTTCAGATGGACACTCAAACTTTAAAGTAACTCAGGGTACACAGAGTCATAGACAAGAATAACTTGTAAACAAGACAAAGCTTATGTGAAGCCTTTAAGAATTTGAAAGCATAAATATGACGCATAGATAAACCTTCTACAAGCAAACAGAGTCCTTACGGATCAAGCATCCAGTATATCCGCTTCTGAAATGTAGAATTTTTGTCTGCCTGGGCATAGTAGCAATTCAGTGCCTTCACAGTATCAACCTGAAATTTTCAGTTTCAAGAGAGAAAATCATATTAAGTATCCAGTTCATTCCTAACAACAAACATCCTAATGGTTTATTGGCTTGCACAGATCAATTCAATCTAACACAGAAGATAAACAAACTGAGCAGACCTTAAGGTACTCATGGGCTTCAGCGAAGGTCTTCCCATTCTTCTTTCTCCGCCAGTCATACCCATCATTACGGAAGTTCCGAAGCACCCTACGGTTGAAAAGAAACCAAGAACCACCTGTAATTTTTAGAGCCAAGTAGGTCAATCACACTCACAGCTAGAGCAAATAAGCGAGAGCCTGAATAATAAGACAGCTCACGAGCTAAAACCAAAGGCTTATGTTATTACTCGGTGGCTTCTGGGGGGGTTTATGTTGGACTGGGAACAACTCAAAATTTTGTAATATCTTCAGAACCTCTGGAGGCTTCAGCCACCGCGTCTTCACTTCCTGCTGTAGTTTTTGTATATCGAAACCTGAATCgaaagaacaaaacaaaatggaaCAGTCTTCTCACTGAGCAGAGACAATGACAGCATCCATAACACATAACAACTCAAGGGATGTCTTTCTTTAACAAGGAGGAGATCCCCAGATTTCCATTTTCAGAAACCATAGCAGTTAATTACAGGAGAAGaagcagaaaaaaaggaaaaaagaacaagTGGGTACTCAACGGATCATAGGGACAAAGCATTGAACTAATCATGAACAATGAGTTATGTAGCATAGATGGTAGTATTTGGCACCAGATCATACACCCACTTACTAACTCTACAAACCTTGCCCAGTGCCagagaagaacaaacataCACTCACAAAAAAAGGGGCGATTAGTTTCGTTCCCCTATCAAAAGCAGTGCTACTCTCAACGGCACCCCCACCCGTCCGGCGGTCCGTAACGAGAATTAACCGCAGAAATCGCACAAGGAACGGCGAAAAGATTGCAACTTCGGAAGAACGAGGAGGTGCGGAAATTTGCCCTTACCTTGCTGCTGCATCGCGCTCGCTCGCCCGGCGAACTCGCGACCCGCAGACGAATCCGGACAGAGACCAAGAACTCGTACCGGGGGCGAGACCGGAAGCGAATCGGATCCGCAAGACTTTGGTCTGAGGTCAATGGCCGGGTCGCCGCTAGCGTCAGGTGCTGCCGTGCTAGTGGTGGGTGGTACCAGTGCTAATTCATTGTTCCGTTCTGGGACGAGTAATCAAATCACTCGTCCAAATAGGCAAAGATGCTAGCAGCCAACGGGGAGCGGCAGTCAGTAGGTTGTCCAGAGGGGATAGAATATAGATTAGCAGAGAGATTAAGGGAGAACGATGAACACGTgagggaagggaagggcgGGGGGAAAGTGCGCGGCTGATTCCAGGACACCGCGGCCAGTGTTAAAAAAATGTGGGCATCTTGTTATCTTATTAACAACCTCTGCTGATCATTCTGGGTTTCTTTAATTCTTTCTGATAGGCGATAGCTGCACAAAAGGCAGTGCGTAGCACACATGTTGCTTTCAGAGATCGGGACACCATATTCTAGTACTCCGCATATGACACTCTTGTTTGTCGTACAATAATATGATGTagttgcagacttgcagtCGACAGCCCAAAAGACATCTGGTAAACTTTATATTGCCATACGAAAGCTGATAATGATTCATGTTAAGCATAACATTGTATATCGCATACATATTAGTAGCATACTGTCTGTTACAACCATACAATAATTATACGTAATAACAATCTTTCAATTAGTATTATGTATTTTTTAAAGATCTGGagcatgtttgttttttcattttattcaTAACGGCGGTGTGTTACTGGCTGTTGGCTGGTGCGAAGAAAACAAGCCTGGAAATGCCACC
The Brachypodium distachyon strain Bd21 chromosome 2, Brachypodium_distachyon_v3.0, whole genome shotgun sequence genome window above contains:
- the LOC100825189 gene encoding calmodulin-binding transcription activator 4 isoform X2, with translation MQQQGFDIQKLQQEVKTRWLKPPEVLKILQNFELFPVQHKPPQKPPSGSWFLFNRRVLRNFRNDGYDWRRKKNGKTFAEAHEYLKVDTVKALNCYYAQADKNSTFQKRIYWMLDPAYEHIVLVHYRDILENGSASRADAYGSPGLTSELIGQRLNSCSPGSGEEVSSQIATINNETTNTSQFDWLRMLEMQLSLENKERHDVNTDEVLPNDPIPVHEIRNEELDTCTNNVDIFNRLEPIEDNHAEGSHLYPNAIDVLKNSDTWLDEDQLESILQSAPVIVNESQWFHIHEVCPEWAFCSDSTKVVIAGDFLCNPSNSSWAILFGDVKVPVENVQEGVIRCHTPPDLGAGKVRMCMVDENEKPCSEAREFEFVEKPIKSTIDGNGKSCSEAREFEFQQKPGISGDGLSLLLNYVQMLFDGHGCGLFSKFRLPLPDVQCGFQVDPSDIINRTCEKLDHETTVTCVMEVMLNNKFEDWLSSKSEQNSEGNYLLPKKYHGVIHTIAALGYDWALKPLLSSGVPINYRDANGWTALHWAARFGREQMVGVLLAAGAAAGALSDPTSEDPVAKTPASIATAYGFDGLSAFLSEAQLTTHLHSLESKENGNPIDHTLGEGISNAVVRISDKCAHVDGGTDDQLALQDSLGAIRNAVQAAGRIQATFRVFSLKKKHKMALREAGAASRAMLDKAAMSIQKNFRCWKKRKEFRKVRKYVIKIQARVRAHQERKKYKELLQSVGILEKVMLRWFRKGVGLRGFNTTAMPIDEDEGEDIARVFRKERVETAVNEAVLRVSAIVGSPLARLQYRRMLEIHQQAKHAHEKSVS
- the LOC100825189 gene encoding calmodulin-binding transcription activator 4 isoform X4 — translated: MQQQGFDIQKLQQEVKTRWLKPPEVLKILQNFELFPVQHKPPQKPPSGSWFLFNRRVLRNFRNDGYDWRRKKNGKTFAEAHEYLKVDTVKALNCYYAQADKNSTFQKRIYWMLDPAYEHIVLVHYRDILENGSASRADAYGSPGLTSELIGQRLNSCSPGSGEELSLENKERHDVNTDEVLPNDPIPVHEIRNEELDTCTNNVDIFNRLEPIEDNHAEGSHLYPNAIDVLKNSDTWLDEDQLESILQSAPVIVNESQWFHIHEVCPEWAFCSDSTKVVIAGDFLCNPSNSSWAILFGDVKVPVENVQEGVIRCHTPPDLGAGKVRMCMVDENEKPCSEAREFEFVEKPIKSTIDGNGKSCSEAREFEFQQKPGISGDGLSLLLNYVQMLFDGHGCGLFSKFRLPLPDVQCGFQVDPSDIINRTCEKLDHETTVTCVMEVMLNNKFEDWLSSKSEQNSEGNYLLPKKYHGVIHTIAALGYDWALKPLLSSGVPINYRDANGWTALHWAARFGREQMVGVLLAAGAAAGALSDPTSEDPVAKTPASIATAYGFDGLSAFLSEAQLTTHLHSLESKENGNPIDHTLGEGISNAVVRISDKCAHVDGGTDDQLALQDSLGAIRNAVQAAGRIQATFRVFSLKKKHKMALREAGAASRAMLDKAAMSIQKNFRCWKKRKEFRKVRKYVIKIQARVRAHQERKKYKELLQSVGILEKVMLRWFRKGVGLRGFNTTAMPIDEDEGEDIARVFRKERVETAVNEAVLRVSAIVGSPLARLQYRRMLEIHQQAKHAHEKSVS
- the LOC100825189 gene encoding calmodulin-binding transcription activator 4 isoform X3 — translated: MQQQGFDIQKLQQEVKTRWLKPPEVLKILQNFELFPVQHKPPQKPPSGSWFLFNRRVLRNFRNDGYDWRRKKNGKTFAEAHEYLKVDTVKALNCYYAQADKNSTFQKRIYWMLDPAYEHIVLVHYRDILEGSISVSVLNDSSTSNQNGSASRADAYGSPGLTSELIGQRLNSCSPGSGEELSLENKERHDVNTDEVLPNDPIPVHEIRNEELDTCTNNVDIFNRLEPIEDNHAEGSHLYPNAIDVLKNSDTWLDEDQLESILQSAPVIVNESQWFHIHEVCPEWAFCSDSTKVVIAGDFLCNPSNSSWAILFGDVKVPVENVQEGVIRCHTPPDLGAGKVRMCMVDENEKPCSEAREFEFVEKPIKSTIDGNGKSCSEAREFEFQQKPGISGDGLSLLLNYVQMLFDGHGCGLFSKFRLPLPDVQCGFQVDPSDIINRTCEKLDHETTVTCVMEVMLNNKFEDWLSSKSEQNSEGNYLLPKKYHGVIHTIAALGYDWALKPLLSSGVPINYRDANGWTALHWAARFGREQMVGVLLAAGAAAGALSDPTSEDPVAKTPASIATAYGFDGLSAFLSEAQLTTHLHSLESKENGNPIDHTLGEGISNAVVRISDKCAHVDGGTDDQLALQDSLGAIRNAVQAAGRIQATFRVFSLKKKHKMALREAGAASRAMLDKAAMSIQKNFRCWKKRKEFRKVRKYVIKIQARVRAHQERKKYKELLQSVGILEKVMLRWFRKGVGLRGFNTTAMPIDEDEGEDIARVFRKERVETAVNEAVLRVSAIVGSPLARLQYRRMLEIHQQAKHAHEKSVS
- the LOC100825189 gene encoding calmodulin-binding transcription activator 4 isoform X1: MQQQGFDIQKLQQEVKTRWLKPPEVLKILQNFELFPVQHKPPQKPPSGSWFLFNRRVLRNFRNDGYDWRRKKNGKTFAEAHEYLKVDTVKALNCYYAQADKNSTFQKRIYWMLDPAYEHIVLVHYRDILEGSISVSVLNDSSTSNQNGSASRADAYGSPGLTSELIGQRLNSCSPGSGEEVSSQIATINNETTNTSQFDWLRMLEMQLSLENKERHDVNTDEVLPNDPIPVHEIRNEELDTCTNNVDIFNRLEPIEDNHAEGSHLYPNAIDVLKNSDTWLDEDQLESILQSAPVIVNESQWFHIHEVCPEWAFCSDSTKVVIAGDFLCNPSNSSWAILFGDVKVPVENVQEGVIRCHTPPDLGAGKVRMCMVDENEKPCSEAREFEFVEKPIKSTIDGNGKSCSEAREFEFQQKPGISGDGLSLLLNYVQMLFDGHGCGLFSKFRLPLPDVQCGFQVDPSDIINRTCEKLDHETTVTCVMEVMLNNKFEDWLSSKSEQNSEGNYLLPKKYHGVIHTIAALGYDWALKPLLSSGVPINYRDANGWTALHWAARFGREQMVGVLLAAGAAAGALSDPTSEDPVAKTPASIATAYGFDGLSAFLSEAQLTTHLHSLESKENGNPIDHTLGEGISNAVVRISDKCAHVDGGTDDQLALQDSLGAIRNAVQAAGRIQATFRVFSLKKKHKMALREAGAASRAMLDKAAMSIQKNFRCWKKRKEFRKVRKYVIKIQARVRAHQERKKYKELLQSVGILEKVMLRWFRKGVGLRGFNTTAMPIDEDEGEDIARVFRKERVETAVNEAVLRVSAIVGSPLARLQYRRMLEIHQQAKHAHEKSVS